One region of Baekduia soli genomic DNA includes:
- the glgP gene encoding alpha-glucan family phosphorylase, which yields MVDAGRRDIERAVSGLAARLPAELAPLASIAYDYSWCWHADGPALFEAVDAERWAACGHNPVRLLREAPQESLDRTAADDALLARAADIDARLRAHREGGPDGAVDPVAYFCAEYAVHVSLPVYSGGLGALAGDLIKEAADRSLPMVAVGLLYRQGYFRQRIDLTGWQREYWLENDPALLPMALVRGEDGEPVTVSVPVRDETIVVQIWRVDVGRVPLFLLDADRPENSAFARFSTAQLYVGDPAVRLTQYALLGIGGARALGALGVDPVVVHLNEGHAAYAALDGPGATLQDVVEHARRRTVFTTHTPVPAGNDAYAGPEIAELLEPLARERGFDLDEILRLGRTHPEAEHEPFGITQLALRTSRAANAVSRRHGDVAREMWADIWPDRLTQDIPIGHVTNGVHVPTWVGGPMRALLDEHLGPRWIEHAADPATWASIDALDGAELRAVRRRQREALIAMIRERIPRDRLARGEERGFAQAGAEAFEPDVLTIGFARRVATYKRMGLLVHDVERAVGIVGGHQPLQLVVAGKAHPKDDPGKELIQHLLHVRGAPGTATRVVFVADYDVAIAAKLVQGCDVWVNLPRPPMEASGTSGMKSVLNGGLQLSVLDGWWAEAYDGTNGWALPGDVDADHQAQDARDAARLYELLEGEILPSFYDTENGWVDMMRASLRTLAPRFSATRMLADYARLLYDPGRQARPVSRR from the coding sequence ATGGTCGATGCGGGACGACGCGACATCGAACGGGCCGTCAGCGGGCTCGCCGCCCGGCTGCCCGCCGAGCTGGCACCCCTGGCGAGCATCGCCTATGACTACTCCTGGTGCTGGCACGCCGACGGCCCGGCGCTCTTCGAAGCCGTCGACGCCGAGCGGTGGGCGGCCTGCGGCCACAACCCCGTGCGCCTGCTGCGCGAGGCCCCGCAGGAGAGCCTGGACCGCACGGCGGCCGACGACGCGCTCCTGGCTCGCGCCGCCGACATCGACGCCCGCCTGCGCGCCCACCGCGAGGGCGGCCCCGACGGCGCCGTCGACCCCGTCGCCTACTTCTGCGCCGAGTACGCCGTCCACGTCTCGCTGCCCGTCTACTCCGGCGGCCTGGGCGCGCTGGCCGGCGACCTCATCAAGGAGGCTGCGGACCGCTCCCTGCCGATGGTCGCCGTCGGCCTGCTCTACCGCCAGGGCTACTTCCGTCAGCGCATCGACCTCACCGGCTGGCAGCGCGAGTACTGGCTGGAGAACGACCCGGCGCTGCTGCCGATGGCGCTCGTGCGCGGCGAGGACGGCGAGCCCGTCACCGTCTCCGTGCCCGTCCGCGACGAGACGATCGTCGTGCAGATCTGGCGCGTTGACGTCGGCCGCGTTCCGCTCTTCCTCCTGGACGCCGACCGGCCCGAGAACTCCGCGTTCGCCCGTTTCTCCACCGCCCAGCTCTACGTCGGCGACCCCGCCGTGCGCCTGACCCAGTACGCGCTGCTGGGCATCGGCGGCGCCCGCGCGCTGGGCGCCCTCGGGGTCGATCCCGTAGTCGTGCACCTCAACGAGGGCCACGCGGCCTACGCGGCGCTCGACGGCCCCGGCGCGACGCTGCAGGACGTCGTCGAGCACGCGCGCCGGCGCACGGTCTTCACGACCCACACCCCGGTGCCGGCGGGCAACGACGCCTACGCGGGCCCCGAGATCGCCGAGCTGCTCGAGCCGCTGGCCCGCGAGCGCGGCTTCGACCTCGACGAGATCCTGCGCCTGGGCCGCACGCACCCCGAGGCCGAGCACGAGCCGTTCGGCATCACCCAGCTGGCGCTGCGCACGTCGCGCGCGGCCAATGCGGTGAGCCGCCGCCACGGCGACGTCGCGCGGGAGATGTGGGCCGACATCTGGCCCGACCGCCTCACCCAGGACATTCCCATCGGCCACGTCACCAACGGCGTGCACGTGCCGACGTGGGTCGGCGGGCCGATGCGCGCGCTGCTGGACGAGCACCTGGGCCCGCGGTGGATCGAGCACGCCGCCGACCCGGCGACGTGGGCGTCGATCGACGCGCTCGACGGCGCCGAGCTGCGCGCGGTGCGCCGCCGCCAGCGCGAGGCGCTCATCGCGATGATCCGCGAGCGCATCCCGCGCGACCGCCTGGCCCGCGGCGAGGAGCGAGGGTTCGCCCAGGCCGGCGCCGAGGCCTTCGAGCCCGACGTGCTGACGATCGGCTTCGCCCGCCGCGTGGCGACCTACAAGCGCATGGGGTTGCTCGTCCACGACGTCGAGCGCGCGGTCGGCATCGTCGGCGGCCACCAGCCGCTGCAGCTCGTCGTCGCCGGCAAGGCCCATCCCAAGGACGACCCCGGCAAGGAGCTGATCCAGCACCTGCTGCACGTCCGCGGCGCCCCCGGCACCGCGACGCGCGTGGTGTTCGTCGCCGACTACGACGTCGCGATCGCGGCCAAGCTCGTGCAGGGCTGCGACGTCTGGGTCAACCTCCCGCGCCCGCCGATGGAGGCCAGCGGCACGAGCGGCATGAAGTCCGTGCTCAACGGCGGGCTGCAGCTCAGCGTCCTGGACGGCTGGTGGGCCGAGGCCTACGACGGCACGAACGGCTGGGCGCTGCCCGGCGACGTCGACGCCGACCACCAGGCCCAGGACGCCCGCGACGCCGCGCGCCTCTACGAGCTGCTGGAGGGCGAGATCCTGCCGTCGTTCTACGACACCGAGAACGGCTGGGTCGACATGATGCGCGCCTCGCTGCGCACGCTGGCGCCGCGGTTCTCAGCCACCCGCATGCTCGCCGACTACGCGCGCCTGCTCTACGACCCCGGCCGTCAGGCGCGGCCGGTGTCGCGCCGGTAG
- a CDS encoding ABC transporter permease gives MSTALTYTRFELLRTLRNRRFLIFSLCFPLALFFLIAGPNRGDRDLQSTGLSAPLYFMVSMASWGTMTSMLSTGARIAGERQAGWNRQLRISPLSPHAYLRAKVLTAYCMALLSLGLLYVSGVILGVRLPAGEWLGMTGLIIVGLIPFGAAGILLGHVLTTDSMGPVLGGGTALLAILSGTWFPLSDHGFIHGVAQYLPSYWLVQANRVALGGHAWSAHAWAVVAVWTAVLGVLAMRAYRRDTGRA, from the coding sequence ATGAGCACCGCGCTGACCTACACCCGCTTCGAGCTGCTGCGGACGTTGCGCAACCGGCGCTTCCTCATCTTCTCGCTGTGCTTCCCGCTGGCCCTGTTCTTCCTGATCGCCGGCCCCAACCGCGGCGACCGCGACCTCCAGAGCACGGGCCTGTCGGCGCCGTTGTACTTCATGGTGAGCATGGCGTCGTGGGGCACGATGACCTCCATGCTCAGCACGGGCGCGCGCATCGCCGGCGAGCGCCAGGCGGGCTGGAACCGCCAGCTGCGCATCTCCCCCCTGAGCCCGCACGCCTACCTGCGCGCCAAGGTGCTGACCGCCTACTGCATGGCCCTGCTCAGCCTCGGGCTGTTGTACGTGTCGGGGGTGATCCTCGGCGTGCGCCTGCCCGCCGGCGAGTGGCTGGGCATGACAGGGTTGATCATCGTCGGGCTCATCCCGTTCGGCGCGGCGGGGATCCTGCTCGGCCACGTGCTGACCACGGACTCGATGGGCCCGGTGCTCGGCGGCGGCACGGCGCTGCTGGCGATCCTCAGCGGCACGTGGTTCCCGCTGAGCGACCACGGGTTCATCCACGGCGTCGCGCAGTACCTGCCGTCCTACTGGCTCGTGCAGGCCAACCGCGTCGCGCTGGGCGGGCACGCCTGGAGCGCACACGCCTGGGCCGTCGTGGCCGTGTGGACCGCGGTGCTCGGCGTGCTGGCGATGCGCGCCTACCGGCGCGACACCGGCCGCGCCTGA
- a CDS encoding ABC transporter ATP-binding protein: MIASAAAPPQAGIDLHGLTKTFRTPNGPVRAVRGIDVAIAPGETVALLGPNGAGKSTTIDMLLGLARPDAGSVSLFGGTPEDAVAAGRVGAMLQTGSLLRDLNVRELIAMMASLYPDPLDVDEVVELTGLGALVGQRTQKLSGGETQRVRFAVALVSNPDLLVLDEPTVAMDVEGRHAFWQTMRGFASRGKTIVFATHYLEEADDFADRAVLMAHGRVVADGPTTEIKARVGRRTIRATLPGADRDTLRALPGVAAAELRGAAVILSCTDSDTAIRALLAREPQASDIEISGAGLEEAFLELTGGDDHDDEELAA; this comes from the coding sequence ATGATCGCCAGCGCTGCCGCTCCGCCTCAGGCGGGCATCGACCTCCACGGCCTGACGAAGACGTTCCGCACCCCCAACGGCCCCGTCCGCGCCGTGCGCGGCATCGACGTCGCGATCGCCCCGGGCGAGACCGTCGCGCTGCTGGGCCCCAACGGCGCGGGCAAGTCCACCACCATCGACATGCTGCTCGGCCTGGCCCGGCCCGACGCGGGCAGCGTCTCGCTCTTCGGCGGCACGCCGGAGGACGCGGTGGCCGCCGGGCGCGTCGGGGCGATGCTGCAGACCGGCTCGCTGCTGCGCGACCTCAACGTGCGCGAGCTCATCGCGATGATGGCCTCGCTGTACCCCGACCCGCTCGACGTCGACGAGGTCGTCGAGCTCACGGGCCTGGGCGCCCTGGTGGGCCAGCGCACGCAGAAGCTCTCGGGCGGCGAGACCCAGCGGGTGCGCTTCGCCGTGGCGCTGGTCAGCAACCCCGACCTGCTCGTCCTCGACGAGCCGACGGTCGCCATGGACGTCGAGGGCCGCCACGCCTTCTGGCAGACGATGCGCGGCTTCGCCTCACGGGGCAAGACCATCGTCTTCGCCACGCACTACCTCGAGGAGGCCGACGACTTCGCCGACCGGGCGGTCCTGATGGCCCACGGCCGGGTCGTGGCCGACGGGCCGACGACGGAGATCAAGGCGCGCGTCGGCCGGCGCACGATCCGCGCCACGCTGCCCGGCGCCGACCGCGACACGCTGCGCGCGCTGCCCGGCGTGGCCGCCGCCGAGCTGCGCGGCGCGGCGGTGATCCTGAGCTGCACGGACTCCGACACGGCGATCCGCGCGCTGCTGGCCCGCGAGCCGCAGGCGAGCGACATCGAGATCAGCGGCGCGGGCCTCGAGGAGGCCTTCCTGGAGCTGACGGGCGGCGACGACCACGACGACGAGGAGCTGGCGGCATGA
- a CDS encoding SDR family oxidoreductase codes for MSRVSGKVVLITGGARGVGAATARRLVARGAKVVLVDLDRGPLAELEAELGAHATSITGDVLSLEQMEAAVAHGVQRFGGIDVCVANAGISSYGSVLAVDPAAFRQVVDVNLTGVFHTVRAALPQLIERRGYVLVVSSLAAYAAAPGLVAYNASKAGAEHFANALRIEVAHRGVKVGSAHMSWIDTPLVRDAKQDLSAFRMMLDRLPGPLGQTTSVEACADAFVAGIGRRATRVSVPRWVNAIRWLKPAMTTTLGEREARRHAPEIVPLMDQEVAALGRSMSARTAALQSEAEPERTPAP; via the coding sequence ATGAGCCGGGTGAGCGGCAAGGTCGTGCTCATCACGGGCGGCGCGCGCGGCGTCGGCGCCGCCACGGCGCGCCGGCTCGTCGCCCGCGGCGCGAAGGTCGTGCTCGTCGACCTCGACCGCGGGCCGCTGGCCGAGCTGGAGGCCGAGCTCGGCGCCCATGCCACGTCGATCACCGGCGACGTGCTCAGCCTGGAGCAGATGGAGGCCGCCGTGGCCCACGGCGTGCAGCGCTTCGGCGGCATCGACGTGTGCGTGGCCAACGCCGGCATCTCGAGCTACGGCTCGGTCCTCGCGGTCGACCCCGCGGCGTTCCGCCAGGTCGTCGACGTCAACCTCACCGGCGTCTTCCACACCGTCCGCGCCGCGCTGCCCCAGCTCATCGAGCGCCGGGGCTACGTCCTCGTCGTCTCCTCGCTGGCGGCCTACGCCGCCGCCCCGGGGCTCGTGGCCTACAACGCGAGCAAGGCCGGGGCCGAGCACTTCGCCAACGCGCTGCGCATCGAGGTCGCCCACCGCGGCGTCAAGGTCGGCAGCGCGCACATGTCGTGGATCGACACGCCGCTGGTCCGGGACGCCAAGCAGGACCTGTCGGCGTTCCGGATGATGCTCGACCGCCTGCCGGGGCCGCTCGGGCAGACGACGTCGGTCGAGGCGTGCGCCGACGCGTTCGTGGCGGGCATCGGCCGGCGCGCCACGCGGGTCAGCGTGCCGCGCTGGGTCAACGCGATCCGCTGGCTCAAGCCGGCGATGACGACGACGCTGGGCGAGCGCGAGGCGCGCCGCCACGCCCCGGAGATCGTGCCGCTCATGGACCAGGAGGTCGCGGCGCTGGGCCGGTCGATGAGCGCCCGCACCGCGGCGCTTCAGTCCGAGGCCGAGCCGGAGCGCACGCCCGCGCCATGA
- a CDS encoding alpha/beta fold hydrolase, whose amino-acid sequence MPEISPALYRAGSGEPLVLVHGFTATWRCWLPVLAELVPRFEVIAPTLDGHDGGRPLPPRDTAHTIPHAADHLEEVLDGLGVGTAHFAGNSLGGALGLELARRGRARSVVGISPAGGLEPGDRRSAEAIMKVFRRMQNVTRASERHLPQIMSRPGLRRLALRDVMTRGHLVPAGEALRLARSSLRCDIVDDVFSVLRDGNAALTGLGDISCPVLVTWGDRDRILPVERHSARLRAEIPGVEFRLHRGIGHTPMWDDAALIASTIADFAGAASGPPATATPAPPTTAPVAA is encoded by the coding sequence ATGCCCGAGATCTCCCCCGCCCTGTACCGCGCCGGCAGCGGCGAGCCGCTTGTGCTGGTGCACGGCTTCACGGCCACGTGGCGCTGCTGGCTGCCCGTGCTCGCCGAGCTCGTCCCGCGCTTCGAGGTCATCGCGCCGACGCTCGACGGCCATGACGGCGGCCGCCCGCTGCCCCCGCGCGACACGGCGCACACCATCCCCCACGCCGCCGACCACCTCGAGGAGGTCCTCGACGGCCTCGGCGTCGGCACCGCGCACTTCGCGGGCAACTCGCTCGGCGGGGCGCTGGGCCTGGAGCTCGCCCGGCGCGGCCGTGCGCGCAGCGTGGTCGGCATCTCCCCCGCCGGCGGCCTGGAGCCCGGCGACCGGCGGTCGGCCGAGGCCATCATGAAGGTCTTCCGCCGGATGCAGAACGTCACCCGGGCCTCCGAGCGGCACCTGCCGCAGATCATGAGCCGGCCGGGGCTGCGCCGCCTCGCGCTGCGCGACGTCATGACGCGCGGCCACCTCGTCCCGGCCGGCGAGGCCCTGCGCCTCGCACGGTCCTCCCTGCGCTGCGACATCGTCGACGACGTCTTCTCCGTGCTGCGCGACGGCAACGCCGCGCTGACCGGCCTGGGCGACATCAGCTGCCCGGTGCTCGTGACCTGGGGCGACCGCGACCGGATCCTGCCGGTGGAGCGCCACTCGGCCCGGCTGCGGGCCGAGATCCCCGGGGTGGAGTTCCGGCTGCACCGCGGCATCGGGCACACGCCGATGTGGGATGACGCGGCCCTCATCGCCTCGACGATCGCCGACTTCGCCGGCGCGGCGTCCGGGCCACCCGCGACCGCGACACCCGCACCCCCCACCACGGCCCCGGTGGCGGCATGA